The Brassica oleracea var. oleracea cultivar TO1000 chromosome C7, BOL, whole genome shotgun sequence sequence TGGAAGAATGGTTAAAATGCTTCTTAAAATGTTGTATCAATATGAGGTTACCAACATTATTGTTTATTAAGATGAGAAGAAGGCCATTGGAGTTTATTATTGCATATGGGAGATCCAAAGATAAGAAAAAAACTATTGAAGTATATTATTTCATTGATTTGTAAATGTGTAAACACATTGTTAGCACATATATTACATATTGAGAAACATTATTACTGATTTTACAAAAAAAATCACAACTAAAAGAGTAGACATGCAAATAAAAAAAGAGACCACAAATAAAACTATTATAGATCATTCATCTACAAAGAAAAGATTGGAATCCACTTGATATAGAAGAAGACTTCGCCAGAAGACTTCCTGGAAGTAGTCTGGAAGACTTCCTGGAAGTCATCTAGCGCATTATATTTTAGACGACTAACAGGTAATTCGTCCCAGAAGTCTTCCAGATCTGAAAAACCTACATATCAAATCCAGATCTGAAAAACCTGCATATAAAAAAACGTTCAAATGACTTAAAAACAGAGAAAATGAGTGGAAGATTAGATAAATCTACTTTTACAGAACACACAAAAATACATATCTAAAATTAATAGATCTCACTTTAAATGAGTGGAAGATAAGAGCCATCTGATTAAAAACATGCAAGAAAAAGATAGATTAGTGAGAAAGACATGAGACAAAACTGAAAAATTCATATAAAGTTTGGTGTTTTCAAGTCAAAGAGATAGAGTGGGTTTGGAGAGTTTTAGTTTGGGAAAAAAGTAAGAACTTTATACAAAGAAAGTTACCAAATGAAGAAAAATCAGACATAAAAACTTACCAAAACGCTCATATCTGTTATGAAAGGGAGAGACATGAGAGAAGACTCTGTCAGACGACTTCCTGGAAGTCTTCCAGACTTCTTGGAAGTCGTCTAGCGCATTATATTTTAGACGACTAACACGTAAGTCGTCCCAGACGTCTTCCAGATCTGAAAAACCTGCATATCCAAATCCAGATCTGAAAAACCTGCATATCCAAAAACGTTCAAATGACTTAAAACAGAGAAAATGAGTGGAATATTAGATAAATATACTTTTATAGAACACACAAAAATACATATCTAAAATTGATAGATCTACCTTTTAATGAGTGGAAGATGAGAACCATGTGATGAAAGATCTGCAAAAACAAGATAAATTAGTGAGAAAGACATGAGACAAAAACAATAAATTTATCTAAAGCTTAGAGTTTATAAGTTCAAAGAGATTAGAGAGAGGTTGAAGAGTTTTAGAATGATGAACATTACATTTTTGTTGCAACCATTTGAGAGAATGAAAGATAATGTGTAAATTTTTCTTTATATAGGGAGACAAAAAATCCAATTAGGTTAAATATTTTTGATTCAGACGACTTCCTAGACGACTTACTTGTAAGTCACCCAGAAGACTTTAATATTTTTAGCGGGAAACTAAAATAAAAGACTTCTTAGACGACTTAAAAGTAAGTCGCCTGGTTTAAATTATTTAAGCGAAAAAATAATTTTTTAAAAAAAATTAGGCGGAAATGTTTGGACGACTTACATATAAGTCGTCTGGTTTAAATTATTCACCAGGCGACTTACAAGTTAGTCTTCTAGACCCTAAACATAACTCCTAAACTTAATTAACTAACTAAACACTTCATAAAATCAAATTAAACTTCAAAAATGTTTACTATACACAAAAATAAATACTTATAGGTAAAAAATTTAATTTTTCAAAAGAACATTCAAGCTTTCCAATATCCAACCCTAAGCATACATACAATACTACAACATATGTTGTCAAACCATAAAACCAAAGAATATCATGATTAACTACATTCACTCATCTATGTTGAAAACTATTCAATTTTATTATATCTTAATTTATTACTTACAACTGTTTATAATTACATGATTTTAATTTTTCATTTGTCAAAATATTTTTTAAAAAATTTATAAATTATTTTCAAGATCAACTACACCAGACGACTTCCACCTTCTCAGACGACTCATGCGACTTACTGCGGCTATATTCGTAAAAATGGCTTGTGTTTTTTTGTTTGGTCACAAGGGGTTGGCTGTAATTTCACAAGGCTTTTAGGTTAGTTTTGCATTTGATTCAAGTTTGAGTATACTTTTGCAATCAAAGTCAAGTTTTGAGTCATATTTGGTAAATCTCCCAAATTTCATTGGTGGAAAGTTATTGAAAATTGTATAATAAGTAAAAAATAAATTAAATTATAAACATTTATTAAATTCTTAATAAATGTGCATATTCTAAAAAATCTTACTTTCGGGAACATAGAGAGTATCAAATACAAAAAGATTAGATGAGCTGATTTTGTTTTCAATTAATGCAATTATGAGTCTACAAAAAAAAGATTTTATTACATAAGTTTAAAAATGATTCTATAGGACGGATCAGATAATACAGTCATACATGAATCCTCATAAAGCATGTAGGTCGGCTATTGAATCATTTGTAATATTACTCATTATTTGAGTTAACATAATTATCTATCGTTGAAAAAATACATAAGTTTAATGAATGATTTTAAAAGAAAAAGGTAAGAAAAACTCTATTTTAAGAGTTTTCTATTTTTATAAACAACTGATAAGATTCAACTGTGAAGTACGTGTGTATTATTATATACACAGGTAAGATATTTAAATTTATTTCACAGTAAAACATTAAAGGGCTAAGACCACCATTAACCCTAGCACCTCAAGTGGGGTGTTTATTTTTTTTTTTTTTCTGTTTAAAAAAAAAAAATAAAAACGAACCAATTGCGGACCACCACGTGTCAGTGGGATCTACGAACCAAGCAGCGACGCCTAATCAGGCATTTTAAACACTCTTCTTGTTTTATGGTGGGTTCCACCAAGAAGCACTCCATCAAGCGCTTGCGTTGATGGTGCTCTAAGGTTCTAGAGTAAAAAAATAAAATGTACATGCATGTGCTATGTCAATGGAATAGTGAATATAAGCTCCAAAGATTGAAAATAGCTGAATCAAGAAACAGAGCCCAGCACAAGAAGGCCAATAAAGCTGAGACTTGGTATTTGATACATCTGTTATCTCCGCACATGGGTGCATCAATAGACAAAAGCATTTCGGTTGCACTGGCTGCACCACAAGCCCCACTCAGAGAAAGAAACGACAGTACCTGTTACATATATATAGAGAGAATAAGCATAACGTGCAGCGTTTTGAGGGGAGATACAGAAACTCTTTCGCATTTGCTTACAACATCACCGGCGAGAACTATGGATAGAACTCTAGGTTTGTGAGGAAGTTGTTTCATTAAGACAGAGTATGTATCGGCCAACGTGTGTAAGATACTCCAGAGAATTACATAAGCCATTACAACCGCCAGATAGCTTAAGAAAGAGAGACAAGAAAGATCAAAAAATCAAATCTCTTTATGAGCTGATGCAAATTAACATATTTACCAGAAGGTCGTGACTTCATTGAAATCGTAATCCAAGCACATGGAGATCAGAGAAGTTGAAGAGAAACCGAGTTGGAAGATACGGAGAGCGAAACTAACGCTGGTGCCAAACGATCCAGGCACACGCTCCATCTGATTACTAAGTGAAATTTTAAACCAAAATGTTATATTGACAAATGCTATGTGTGCTAGTTCCAATCAACAAACGTAGTCCAATCATATGACCAAATAAAAAAAAACTAGTCAACTTCAAATTAATTATAAGAAGAAAATGCGAGGTAAATTAGTCATACTAATCAATAATACTGGAACATACCATCACTCCAATGCACCACATCTTTTCTTTCATCATAAATAAAGGAAAATAATTTAACAAATTGTTACAAAATAAATATTTTTCTCATTTTCATGATGAATGTTGTAACAAATACGTAAATTATAAATTGTTGTAACAATTCGCAGCAAAAAAATATTGTTGTAACAACTACATAAATAACTCAATCTTCGTCATCTCGTACAGTCACATGTTATAAAGTAGAAAACTTAACGTATCAAATTAATTAATCATATACCCAGGGGCGGAGGTAAAGATTGTTCTATTGATTAGGAGAATATATGCTAAAACAAAGGGGGCATACTGAATTTATTCAATGCTTTACATGCAATTTAAAAAAAGTTGTTGGGCGCAGTCGCAGATGCCCCTTCTCACACAAGCATTTTCGAACATAGTCTATTTACCGAACATTTTCATTAGTACAAAGAAGGGTTTCAATACAGATTTACAAGGAAATCGTCGGCCTTGGTTATTATCCGAAACTCCATAATCATCGTCTGATGATAAATACATAACTCAATCAAAATAGACAATACTATATAAGAATAAGGCTTCCAGGCGAGTGGAAGTTCAATTCTTTATTGGGCTCAATTTTCAGGGCTTCTCCGTGCATCATCTCTATTATTAAAAAAAAGTAACATTAAAAAATATCATAAATTTTTTTAACTTATTTACACTTCTATACCATTGAAAATTAAATTAACTATTTTAATTCTTGTCTTTTCCAATTAAATTAATGAGTTTTTATTAATCTCTATTATTAAAAAAAAAGTACCATTAAAAAATACCATAAATTTTCTAACTTATTTACACTTGTATGCCATTGAAAATTAAATTACCTATTTTAATTCTTGTCTTTTCCAGCTAAATTAATGAGTTTTTCTTAATCAAATTTAAACTTAATCTCATTAAATAAACCTACCTATTTTAATACTTATTTTTTCATTTAAATTAATGAGTTTTCATTGATCAAATTTAAACTTAATGTCATTAAATGAACCTAAAAATATATCATATTTAACGTAGCTTATTACGTACGAGTACGGCCCAATAATGAACTTGAATTTTATTTTTACGAAAACGTGAATCAGTTGACTTATATAATATTTAAAATATATTAACTACAATATAACAAATGCATATAACCTACATATATTTTAGTTTGAAATGATCATAATCAAGTTTTATATAGTCAACTTACATCATGCATCAATCGATGTACAATATTCAAACCACCTATAGTTTTCGTTTTCTTTATAGTATGTATCAACCAACCAATCATCCTATTGATTTTCTAAGCTTTATAAAAAAAACAAATCAATAAATACAAACTCAAAATCCAATATCTTCTATTGAACATAATATTTTTCATATGTACCTATTAAATATAGAAACTGTAACCATAATTACACTATTATTAGAATAAATTTGATTTCAATCAATTGATCTATTACTTTGGTAATTGATTTGCTTGCAGAAGAGAAAACAATACATTTAAAATTTATAAGAGTATAAAGATATAGAGATTCCAACCAATTGCCTATATTTACGTATGATTTCCGCATAATAAGCTTCAAATTAAACATTAAAAAGATAGAAAGATTTTTTTTAATCTTTTACCGACACAAACTTAAACAAAACGAAGAGTTAAATGTAATTTTTTTTTGTTACACTTCCTGAAAAAAAAACGATTACAACATGAGCTATCATAATATGGTCTTTTAACATATTAATGTTATGAATAGACATTTAATAATTATCTTGACGAAAAACAAAAACTATAAATATTTATTATTAATAAAATTATGAAATTATTTACAATTTGATAACTAATTCGTCGCCATTTTTTATATATTAAATTTTTCATAGAAGTTTAAAAATCATTTTATTTTCTTTAAGCAATGTATAACTAATTATAATCCTTTATACCATACTAATTCATAATATAATATTTCTTCATATTTTACATTAATAACCATTGTTTTTATATATAGTTTACAATTTTCTAATTATGTCTATTTGTTCAATTTTTTATATGATATCAAATATTCATTGTAAATAATTCATTGTAAATAGATGGTTTAAGATGCCAAAAAAATATTTACTTAGATGAATATAATACATCAAATATTACAAATACATTATTTAGTTGAATAAATAATCAAAAGCCAAAAATTCAAATCCGCACTGTCATGCGGATCAGGCGTAGTTTAATTTAAATTATCACTGTTAAGGGTTGTGTACATTATCACAGTCATGCCTCGAATACGATCATCCAATCGATAAATGATGTTTTGATTCATATTTAATAACAAAAACGATTTCAACTATTCAATTAAAGAATAATAGTTTTTGACTAAATAAAAAACTGAAGAAACAGAAAAAAGGCACTCAGAATGAGTAGGAGGTTTTGATTCATCAGAAAATCAGATGACAATAAACAATCCTCATCATGCCTCTGCTCCTATTCCTTTGAAAAATCACAATACATATACCTTTGAAACCATTTTGAAGACAAATCTAATAGACAGAAAAAATCAAAATCAAAATCAAAATTAAAAAGGATTCCTCTCAGACAAATGCCTCGTTTGTCCCCACGATTTAAAGAATGGATTGATCGGACTCGTCATCTATGTTTTGTTCATCACTGAGAAATCCTTTTCAGACTCTCATTAAATCCAAGAATAAGTAAGATAATAAACCAAAACAAAGTAAAGAGGTATGAACTCGAAAAAACATATAAGTAAATTTTGAAATCAATACGATATAGACAAACATCTAAAGAAGACATAGCAGAGAATGAGATTCTAATTGGGGTTGAGCTATAAGATAGGTGATGAATTATGCTTGAAATCGGCGGAGATTGAGTATTTATAAAAGAAGCCGAACTAGGTTATTAGGGTTTTAGGAAGTCCCCTACATGAAAACGACATGTAGTCTTTGTTTAAATTGAACAGCGTGTAGTTCTCTTAACGATAGACAACCGACATGAAAGCTAGCCCTGAGTTCTGAAACAGCGTGTAGTTCATTCTCTTTTTTGGATACAAAAACGACAAACATTCCACGGCTGGATATACGAAACGGTATACATAGTCAATTTACACAGAAGAAATTCGGAGCTTAAAGCCTTATTACTTAAACAGTTCTTATTACAATAGACAAACAGATAGTTTTTTTTTTCTTTACAAATAGTTGTAAAAATGAGATTTTTTTTTTCTTTTAAATATATGGAACATTGATTGAGCTTTAGATAGTAACAGAAGCAGAGCAAAGAGCTTTTGCCCGGTGCTTCACGGAGTTTATTGGACAGAGACATATACAGCTTGGGGGATATGGAAGAGGCAGATGTCTATTTTAAGACACGAACGATTAGAGCCCAAACAGGGTAGACCAGAATAAGGATGATCCCTAGAGTGTTTGATACACCACGGGGCTGCGTGAACGAATGCCTGAACCCACCCGAGACTCGGATATGTTCTTGAAGAAGGTAACAGCCTATGAAAAGACTGATGATAGAGCCAATCCAGGTTCCACGTATATGGTGAGCTAGAAAGTGAGGAGATACCACTAGCAGAAGGATCAGAGAACCAGGCATCTCTAGCCAATCTATAAAGTACCACCAAACAAACAAAAAAAGTGTGAGACTTTAAATATTGTTTCAGCTATTTATAACAATAAACACCACAGCAAGGAAGACAACAATACACAAAGATGTAAATGAAGAGTGATAGGACCATCACCTGGGAAATGTTTTGGGAAGAAAAGTCTGAGTACAACTGCAACGAAAGCAATCCATTTCCCAACGTCTCCACTGATAACAGAGAGGGAAAACTTTCACTTTAAAACCAATGCAAACTATAGACTTGAGTGTTGTGTAAGAACATGTTGTGAGATTTTTTTATTTACCTAAGGAAGTTGAAAAGCACACCAGGAAGGCTAAGGAAGATGTATGGTATCAAGAGTGATGTTAGCATCTTGCTTCTCCAATTTGTACGATCCAATATCAACAAGTAACTGCATCAACAAAAAAAAACACAGAATCTCTAAAAACAGAGTAACAAAGCATCAATCATCTCGATCTCAAATTTCCCAACTTTCGATCGACCCAACATTAAAAAAGCTACGCAAACGTCGAATATCGAAAAACCCACAAAGAAAAATCAAATATTTCGTTAGAAACACCAAACAGGAGAGAACACTCACATGGCAGCGAAGCAAGCCAACCATTTGACGAAAGAAACATCAAAGGCTGCTCCACCAAGCTTGGTCACATCGCTTAAGAGTTTCTTGGCAGCGATCTTAAGCTCCTCCACGTCGGAATTGACCAGAGCAACCGTGTCGACGTCGGTCTTCATCGCTAGGTAATCCACACGCCCCATTACTTTCTTCTTTCCTCAGCTGAATAATCGATCTTCGTATTTATGCGAAAGACAATAATTTCGAGGTTTTTAAATTTTATTCTTCGATAAATTATTCCTCCAGCCTATCTATCACTATCAGATCGTCTTCTCTGCTTTTCAACTTGCTTTTCCTTCTCTTGTTCTCATAAATAGTTCTCTTGTTTACCGATTATGGTAACTGATGTGTCCTTCGCTGGTTGATTAATATACTAGGGAGAAAGGTTAGACAGCCACGTGTCAGACTTATCATTCGATTTGACCTATTCCTTTGGTTTCCGCGTTCTCAAGCACAATGTCTTTTTTTTTTTTTCGAAAAGGAAGGATTAAACCCGGGTCTATTAAAGACACAGACCTAATCTCTGGGTGGGAGGTGCAACCCACGGATGGATCCTTTCTCGGGTATTCAAATGGGCCGTAAGCATGAGCCCATATCCGCGTGGCCACATGTGGAGCTAATAATTTCGCACTAGAGGGGAATCGATCCCTGGCCTGGACTAACAGGGCAATTCCTCCTTTAGTGGAAACTACTGTTTGTTTTGGTTTTGGTTTTGGTTTTGGTTTGGTATCCTCAATTATTTTAGAGTAAACGTGAAAAATAAAATAATAAGAGGCATGATTTTATGAGATTTCTTTTATTTATACAATTAATAAATCTGAAACATTAAAAGTTTATTCCATGTGATAGCTCATTACTGTGAGGCTCGACGAATTTATTTGAGGGCTATTTATTTTGCAGCTTAAAACAGCAAGTTTGAATAGAATAGAATGGATAATGATCAACACCAAACCATTTCGCAGTCAATCGATTACTTAACAATCTGAGATCGATGGAGTAAGTTGTAACACATGCGCTCTAAATATGCAGAATAACTAGATTGAAATAGACAATATAAAAAACTTATTATCTGGGAATCACGACACTACAAGTGCAATAGAATATTTTGAAATATTTTCTTCTAGTTGTTTTACTTTTTAGCTTTGTTCTTTGTACTTATTACATTCGTTGTTAATATTAGTTCAATTCAAACAAATTATCTTGTTAGAAATATACTCAGAATTTTCCACTTTTTTTCTAACTCTAACACTTGTTCTATAAAATGTGGGTTTTAGTTCCTCCAAGCACATTTTTCATAATTTTAAAGTTATGGTATAATAAAGTACCTAATAAATATCTCATAAAAAAATTAAAATATCATAAACTATTATATTGAATATTTTTAAATATAAGAAATTCAATTCAAAATATCTCAAATGAAACGTTTTATGATTTTACAAATATTAATGTTTTTATATATACAATTAAATTTGAGTTTGATAGCCAGTATTATCAACTTGATGTTTTTTATTCGCAAGTGGATTAATCTGTTCATTCCGTTGCAATAATTTTTTTGTCAACTTAATGCATTTATTGATTACTTATCTCTGCATCCATCTTCTATCAAAAAGTGTGGACAGCTATCAAATATACATCATAAAGGGGACAAAAATTGTTTCTCTAGCTAATTTATCTGCACATCTACGACTGTATGTATATTTTTGTTGATACGAACATTGTTGTCATTCACGAATTACTTTGTTATAAGGTTGTGCACCTTTAAATTTCATCTTTCTGATACCCAAAGACGAAGAAGCATGCATTCCCCATAACAAGGTTGTGCACTTTACCTCCAAAAACTTTCCTTGTCCATCTTCGCCAACACTTCTTTCACGTCCATGCATTTTCTTTCTAGCATAAGTATATAACGCTACGTATCTTCTCTCTCTACCTCCGATATTCATGGAGGCGACCATTATTGACAAACATCAGCATCATAAACGTCAGGTGCTGTGGTGTAGTGGTTATCACGTTTGCCTTACACGCAAAAGGTCTCCAGTTCGATCCTGGGCAGCACCAGTTTTAAACATTAGAAAACCTTTTTTATCCATGTTATCAAGAAAGTTGGTGCATCTCTCCACAATATTATGGTAATAATGTTTTGTTGATGTGCATGTAACTTGGGATGAGCAGATCGCGTGCTTCTCCAAATGCGATCCACTCTTCTTATCCAGAATGGTGCGGCATCTGTGGGAGGTTCTCCAAACACAAAATGTCAGTTTAGTGTTTTAAGAAAACTCTGACAGTCCAACGAAGAAGTTGTTTAGATTCAGCAGACCTTATGGAGATGATTATCATATCATCTACTTCGATTATCATTTCACTAGATAATCATGATACTAATAAGTAAAAAGTCTCTCATATTTTGCGTTCAGTAGTTTCTTTTTCAACTTCTGTATGTGAATGCAAATGATTAGTTAGAATATTAATAAAAATACTTTGTAAAATCTTGAAACATTCATTGACTTTAATGCGGAAGCAAAGATA is a genomic window containing:
- the LOC106303939 gene encoding cold-regulated 413 plasma membrane protein 2-like, with the translated sequence MGRVDYLAMKTDVDTVALVNSDVEELKIAAKKLLSDVTKLGGAAFDVSFVKWLACFAAIYLLILDRTNWRSKMLTSLLIPYIFLSLPGVLFNFLSGDVGKWIAFVAVVLRLFFPKHFPDWLEMPGSLILLLVVSPHFLAHHIRGTWIGSIISLFIGCYLLQEHIRVSGGFRHSFTQPRGVSNTLGIILILVYPVWALIVRVLK
- the LOC106305592 gene encoding CASP-like protein ARALYDRAFT_485429, with amino-acid sequence MERVPGSFGTSVSFALRIFQLGFSSTSLISMCLDYDFNEVTTFCYLAVVMAYVILWSILHTLADTYSVLMKQLPHKPRVLSIVLAGDVVLSFLSLSGACGAASATEMLLSIDAPMCGDNRCIKYQVSALLAFLCWALFLDSAIFNLWSLYSLFH